A stretch of the Lolium perenne isolate Kyuss_39 chromosome 3, Kyuss_2.0, whole genome shotgun sequence genome encodes the following:
- the LOC127342459 gene encoding peroxidase A2, producing MRRQSVLGGGAGWWWRGGAAVAWWGAVVLAHLVTPGRAGLLETNPGLAYNFYQTSCPSAEATVKSITSQMVAANPALAGRLLRLHFHDCFVQGCDASILLDTPASQNEKSAPPNGSVGGYEVIDAIKTKLEATCPGVVSCADIVALAARDAVSYQFQASLWQVETGRRDGSSSLASNAGALPSFSAGFAGLLASFAAQGLNVTDLVALSGAHTIGKASCSSVTPRLYAGNATSVDPLLDSTLAAVLINKCPNNASSSATTVDLDGNTPLKFDGVYYTNLINKRGLLASDAALMQNAAAAAIVNDLTNPIKFYAAFAMSMKKMGRVNVLTAKNGKGKIRAQCRAP from the exons ATGAGGCGGCAATCAGTGCTCGGAGGAGGAGCTGGGTGGTGGTGGCGAGGAGGAGCAGCAGTGGCGTGGTGGGGCGCCGTTGTCCTTGCCCATTTAGTGACCCCCGGCCGCGCGGGGCTCCTCGAGACCAACCCCGGCCTCGCCTATAACTTCTACCAGACCTCCTGCCCCAGCGCCGAGGCCACCGTCAAGAGCATCACATCGCAGATGGTCGCCGCCAACCCCGCCCTCGCCGGAAGGCTCCTCCGCCTACACTTCCATGACTGCTTCGTACAG GGCTGCGACGCGTCCATCCTGCTCGACACCCCGGCGTCGCAGAACGAGAAGTCGGCGCCGCCCAACGGCTCCGTGGGGGGCTACGAGGTCATCGACGCCATCAAGACCAAGCTCGAGGCCACCTGCCCGGGGGTCGTCTCCTGCGCCGACATCGTCGCGCTCGCCGCCCGCGACGCCGTCTCCTACCAGTTCCAGGCCTCGCTCTGGCAGGTGGAGACCGGCCGCCGCGACGGCTCCTCCTCCCTCGCCAGCAACGCCGGCGCGCTGCCCTCCTTCTCGGCCGGCTTCGCCGGCCTCCTCGCCAGCTTCGCCGCGCAGGGGCTCAACGTCACCGACCTCGTCGCGCTCTCCGGCGCGCACACCATCGGCAAGGCCAGCTGCTCCAGCGTCACCCCCCGGCTCTACGCCGGCAACGCCACCAGCGTCGACCCGCTCCTCGACTCCACGCTCGCCGCCGTGCTCATCAACAAGTGCCCCAACAACGCCAGCTCCTCGGCCACCACCGTCGACCTCGACGGCAACACGCCACTCAAGTTCGACGGAGTGTACTACACCAACCTCATCAACAAGCGCGGCCTGCTCGCCTCCGACGCCGCGCTCATGCAGAACGCCGCCGCAGCCGCCATCGTCAACGACCTCACCAACCCCATCAAGTTCTACGCCGCCTTCGCTATGTCCATGAAGAAGATGGGACGCGTCAACGTCCTCACCGCAAAGAACGGCAAGGGCAAGATCAGGGCGCAGTGCCGGGCGCCCTGA